ACGCACAAGGGTAGACGATGGGCCGGGCCTTGTCAAACCCTGCAAGCCAGCATGTTCCCCCTGGCGGTGGACGTGCTACACTCGCCTTTGCCGCCGAAGTGGTGGGGCCGTGCTGGACTATTTTGGCCCTGGCTACGCCGTGCGGGACTTCATAACAAAAGAGGTATCACGTGATCGACAAACAACAGACCATCCAGGCCTACGCCAAGAGTGCGAACGACACCGGCAGCACCGCCGTGCAGGTCGCGCTGCTGACCGAGCGCATCAACAACCTGTCGCGCCACCTGACCGAGAACAAGAAGGACAAGCACGGCCAGCGCGGCCTGCAGCTCCTGAACGGTCAGCGCCGCCGCCTGCTGAAGTATCTGGAGCGCACCAACTACGACGAGTACATCGCCCTGACGGACCAGCTCAGCATCCGCCGCGGCCAGCGTATCGTTCGCTAAGTCGGCACTCGTTCATGCCGCCCTGGGCCTTGGCCGGGGCGGCATTTTTTGTGCCTTCAGCCCCGGCGTTCCCCCACCTGCCGCCAGTCGCCTCCTGGAACGGGCTGCGCGCCGGGGCGGGCGAGGCGGGCGGCATTGGCGTATACGTACACCCAGGCCGGGACCCGTTCGCCGCTTTCCAGCGTGACGGTCACGCCCTCGCGGGTGTAGAGAGGCGGCGTGTCGTGAACGCCCTCCAGCGCGTCGAGGAAGGGCAGGACGCGGGGCCAGTCCGACTCGCGGTAGCGCAGGATATGACCCCGGACCTCCTCCCCCGGTTCG
This is a stretch of genomic DNA from Deinococcus carri. It encodes these proteins:
- the rpsO gene encoding 30S ribosomal protein S15 — encoded protein: MIDKQQTIQAYAKSANDTGSTAVQVALLTERINNLSRHLTENKKDKHGQRGLQLLNGQRRRLLKYLERTNYDEYIALTDQLSIRRGQRIVR